The following coding sequences lie in one Cannabis sativa cultivar Pink pepper isolate KNU-18-1 chromosome 5, ASM2916894v1, whole genome shotgun sequence genomic window:
- the LOC133029090 gene encoding protein TRANSPARENT TESTA GLABRA 1-like has translation MENSTQESHLRPDNSVTYDSPYPMYAMALSSTQTQTRNHRIAVGSFIEEISNRVDILSFDPETLTLNSQPSLSFDHPYPPTKLMFHPSTLQKSSDILASSGDYLRLWEVRDNSIEPISVLNNSKSSEFCAPLTSFDWNEIEPRRIGTSSIDTTCTIWDIDKGVVETQLIAHDKEVYDIAWGEARVFASVSADGSVRIFDLRDKEHSTIIYESPQPDTPLLRLAWNKQDLRYMATILMDSNKVVILDIRSPSMPVAELERHRAGVNAIAWAPQSYRHICSAGDDSQALIWELPTVAGPNGIDPISMYSAGSEINQLQWSAAQPDWIAIAFSNKMQLLKV, from the coding sequence ATGGAGAATTCCACCCAAGAATCCCATCTCAGACCCGACAATTCGGTAACCTATGATTCCCCTTACCCAATGTACGCCATGGCTCTTTCCtcaacccaaacccaaacccgaaaccACCGAATCGCTGTCGGAAGCTTCATCGAAGAAATCTCTAACCGTGTTGATATTCTCTCCTTCGACCCAGAAACCCTAACCCTAAATTCCCAACCTTCGCTTTCCTTTGACCACCCATATCCTCCCACGAAGCTAATGTTTCACCCTTCCACACTCCAAAAATCATCCGACATTCTCGCCTCCTCAGGCGATTATCTCCGACTCTGGGAGGTTCGTGATAACTCGATCGAACCCATCTCTGTTCTCAACAACAGTAAGTCCAGCGAGTTCTGTGCTCCCTTGACATCTTTCGATTGGAACGAGATCGAGCCTAGGAGAATTGGAACTTCTTCTATCGATACCACTTGTACAATTTGGGATATTGATAAAGGAGTGGTTGAAACCCAATTGATTGCTCACGATAAAGAGGTTTACGATATAGCTTGGGGTGAAGCAAGGGTTTTTGCTTCGGTTTCGGCTGATGGGTCAGTCAGAATCTTTGATTTGAGAGATAAAGAACACTCCACAATCATCTATGAGAGTCCTCAACCTGATACCCCTTTGCTTAGATTGGCTTGGAATAAACAGGATTTGAGGTATATGGCAACAATTTTGATGGATAGTAATAAAGTTGTGATCTTGGATATTAGGTCTCCTAGTATGCCGGTGGCTGAGCTAGAGAGACACCGTGCTGGAGTTAATGCTATTGCTTGGGCTCCTCAGAGTTATAGACATATTTGTTCAGCTGGGGATGATAGTCAAGCTCTTATTTGGGAGTTACCTACTGTGGCTGGACCTAATGGGATTGATCCCATTTCTATGTACTCTGCTGGCTCTGAAATTAACCAGTTGCAGTGGTCTGCTGCTCAGCCTGATTGGATTGCCATTGCTTTTTCTAATAAGATGCAACTTTTGAAAGTTTGA